The following proteins are co-located in the Apium graveolens cultivar Ventura chromosome 5, ASM990537v1, whole genome shotgun sequence genome:
- the LOC141660894 gene encoding zinc finger BED domain-containing protein RICESLEEPER 1-like → MLQVHDMLKWMMNGSNDEALKNMARKMKVKYDKYWGEYADFNYLLFVCVALDPRYKMKYVRWNIKRLCDNDMVKAGTITDKVEEAMEKIYKFYESSVSNQHHQKVEDSRAEKDVSSERSMYAILDEKRDKEWEMDMMAEDFDVKSELEIYLSEKVEPPAKDFDILSWWKCNAPRYPIVSKMARELLAVPVSTVSSESAFSTGGRVLDQFRSSLLPKTVESLICAQNWLKSPSEPIQLREKLLELEKYEEIASGIKLYI, encoded by the coding sequence ATGTTACAAGTGCATGATATGTTGAAATGGATGATGAATGGAAGTAATGATGAGGCTTTAAAGAATATGGCTCGAAAGATGAAAGTAAAGTACGATAAATATTGGGGAGAATATGCAGATTTTAattatttgttatttgtttgTGTGGCTTTGGATCCGAGATATAAGATGAAATATGTTCGGTGGAATATAAAACGGTTGTGTGACAATGATATGGTGAAAGCTGGTACTATCACTGATAAGGTTGAGGAAGCAATGGAAAAAATTTATAAGTTTTACGAGTCCTCTGTTTCTAATCAGCATCATCAGAAGGTTGAGGACTCAAGGGCTGAGAAAGATGTGTCTAGTGAAAGATCCATGTACGCCATTTTGGATGAAAAAAGGGACAAAGAATGGGAAATGGATATGATGGCTGAGGATTTTGATGTTAAGAGTGAGTTGGAAATTTATTTATCAGAAAAAGTTGAGCCGCCAGCTAAAGATTTTGATATACTATCATGGTGGAAATGCAATGCTCCTAGATATCCAATTGTTTCAAAGATGGCACGAGAATTGCTAGCCGTCCCTGTGTCAACCGTGTCTTCCGAATCTGCATTTTCTACTGGGGGCAGAGTCCTTGACCAATTCAGAAGTAGTTTACTCCCAAAGACAGTTGAAAGTTTAATTTGCGCTCAGAATTGGTTGAAAAGTCCTTCGGAACCAATTCAGTTACGTGAGAAGCTACTAGAGTTGGAAAAGTATGAAGAAATTGCTTCTggtataaaattatatatttaa